In the genome of Etheostoma cragini isolate CJK2018 chromosome 5, CSU_Ecrag_1.0, whole genome shotgun sequence, the window acaaatataaaataaaatccatttctGATTTCCACAGTAAATGCTGTCCAAATACTTGGCTGATAGTCCTGAACACCCTGGCAACTTTAGGAATTTTCCctaatatctttaaaaaatgaggaCAAATTCCAATGGatgtaaatgaaacaaacagatgccattatgtactgtaaaacaaagttacataaaaaaatataatgccAGAAAAGAGGGCATGCTTAAAATGCAACAGTCAATTTGGTGCCAGTACAaaagatgcacacaaacatgtaataAATTCAGCACAATCTATCTCTCAGACACACAACTTATTGGTGCTGCCTCGTCCCTCAGTAGTGCAAAGTTCACAGAAAAAACAGCATGGTCTGACCTGCCAAACAAGCGCTTCACATCAACATAGAGCTTTGAGTCAACAGGAGCACAAGTAGGCAGTAGAGCTGAGGGAAACAGGTGACACATCCACTCAGTTAAATCAGGTGTTTGTGGTTTGAGCTTTGGATCTATTAGCAGGATCTTCTTCAGTGGCGTTATGTTACTAGGGTGCTTTTCTCTGACTGGGAGCAAAGTCTTTAGTGCACACAATTGAGATCCAAAGTGACCTGCTGAACAACCGCAAGATATTCTCAACCTGGATGTCATTCTTCACACAGACGTCCTCTTTTTTACTCTCCTCCTCACCTTGCTGTGCTTTCTGAAAGGGAAACACAAATGAGTTTGTTCACATGGCAACTACAAGAAAAACAGTAACAATTGAAAAGGAAAAGTGCAGTGAAGGgatttgtctttctttgacGAGCTGGGATACAAAGTTCAGACATGTGACGCTACAAAGCAAGTGAATGAATGGCTGTTTGCAAGATCGCTGTGTCAACAAAGTCAAATTCAAGCTCCACTAAAGTCGAGTTGTGGCCTGCGTTTGTCCTTTACCGTTGTGGTGGTGACACCATGCACTTCCAGAGGACAGCGTAGAGAGCAAGTAAAAAGGCAATGAACACCGTGGCTGCAATTGCACctaaaagcacaaaaatgttAAAGCGTAACTACCCATGTGCCAATGcatgaggacacacacatgGACCAAGTTCAATGTAGCATCAGTTGTCAATAGTTAAATTAATCGTATTTCGATAATcaattcactttttctttttttaaagaaaatctaaattctGATTAGTTTCCTAAACATGaattattttctagtttcttctacTCCTACTCTGTTAATCAACAGTTAAAATACTTGTCAGTTGCATCCCTAGTTGTATCTTCTGCAGGGCGTAGCCTGCTGCAGAAATAATTTGTTTACCTTCTGTTCATCCTATTGACCTGAATAAACCTGTTCctccacatgaaaaaaaaaaacagttttataaCATTTTCCAATCAATCTTCACATGTCATTTACCAAGAGAACTACTGGAATATCTTTTCGGGGATTTGGGAATTTCTTCCTTCCTGTGAGAGGCTTGTAAATGTCATCTTTCAGAGCTCTGCAGACGGTCAACCTGCATCCGTAATATAACAGACCCGAAGGAATTTCACTGCCCTTACCAAGGTTCTGCTCTGCTGAACTGACactgttatgtaaatgtgtcatattttttaatgtgtatgacaaaaaacaccagTCTCGACAGTGggtatttttggaaaataattaaaaaaattaaaaaacagataaaactcaGCAATTTGATAATTTGATAATTGACAAGACGTCCACTGTTTTGcagtgattgttttttaaatcttgcaGGCTGTTGGTGGTGCAACTTGATGTCCCTTTATTTGTGGGCCTTGGCCCTCTGAGTAAAAATAGTTGTTAGCTGTCAACTCAGGTTGGCACATTTTACATACAGATGTTTTTCTCTTAAACAGATCTTATGGGGTCTACAAAGATTTTAGAAGTGAGGCTCACCAGGGATGATTCCACTGCTGCTGGTTAAAGAGTCCTCTGTTAGAGCAGGATAAGTGGCAGCTGCAGTTGAACCTtcatgggttaaaaaaaaacaaaaaacagaaatacttgACAATGCTAATataaaagagtgtgtgtgtgagatccaTTTGCCTACATAACTAATCCAAACAACTGCACAAAACTATTCcctttttctcccctctctggtaaactaattttaaatgttttattatatgaaTTCTCTTAAACATTCATTCAACAGCCATTTCCTCAGTTGCAGTTAGTGGTTTTGTCTGCAGCAACTACAGTGTTTCATAAAGTCTGGTTCAATGTTTCAAAATATTTCCCTTGACACATTGAATCAATTGCATGTTTGGGATCATTGCACCTTCATTTTGGACGGGGACTACTCAGCCTGTTTCTATTTACCATGTGTTgctctgaattaaaaaaaatatataatagtaATGGCTGCCAATCATCTAAAGTGGACATACTGCTTAAGTGGATTCCCACAATCATAACCCCAGATAGAAGACCAAAGAATGACATAAAAGGGATCCAactcaaaagagagaaaacatctCACCATTTCTCTGTTGAACAGTGTGTAAAAGCTGTCGTGTCAGATCTGGGTCACCCAtctgaaaatgcaacaaaacatcggttgcacacacaaaaatgtggaGCATAGGGCACGACTGACACGACAGGACACACAGCAACTCCAGCTCGGATACTTGTCTTGTGCAGGTTAAAAATCAGCCACTTAATAGAATACACAAGTGAAGTGCAGGCTGGATCAGATCAGCAGCCATGCTGCTTGCAGCAGAGGTGGAAACTTGCTGCAGGAAGCCCAACAATGTGGAAAATCAGTACGCGTCGGTACGTCACAGCAAAGATAAGCACTTTACTTATCTTTGTGAATATAAGTAgctaactataaaaaaaaaacacgtattTCCTAAACATTTGAATCGAGACAAGTCTTGTTTCCTGCAACTGGGTTTATAACAGCTTCCAGTCGAGCATTGCTGAAACACTGCTCACTGAAGGCTTGTAAACAAGTTGGCTAAATCAGTTATGGCAGGTTTTAACCCTCGTAAGTTAGAACTATATATCCCAAGAGAGACTCACTTTTGGATTAACAGACTTGTTTGGGTACATTGCTCTcttcagaaaaacacaaaataacgtCTGGTTTCCCCGTTTAGCTTCTTACCTTCGAGCTGTTCCTGTTGCCGATGACAGTCttgctcttgttttgtttttttacctccGTCCACATTCTTCTTCTCACCTCAGATGTGCGCGGAGGCGGAGGCGGGGgtaaggggtgggggggggggcggggggctcTTTTGAACTTGTACTTCATAATAAGCATAGACAAGCATTTCGGGCCATGTTGGGGGCTATTACGTATTTTGAGCAAGGGTGAGTCAAATGTTAATTTAGTTGTTTGAATTACATATTTTGATGTCTGTCTTTCATA includes:
- the sb:cb288 gene encoding uncharacterized protein sb:cb288; the encoded protein is MWTEVKKQNKSKTVIGNRNSSKMGDPDLTRQLLHTVQQRNGSTAAATYPALTEDSLTSSSGIIPGAIAATVFIAFLLALYAVLWKCMVSPPQRKHSKVRRRVKKRTSV